In a single window of the Oecophyllibacter saccharovorans genome:
- a CDS encoding DsrE/DsrF/DrsH-like family protein, producing MTDTQSPPLFLTLADDSWQRAYHAFVLAAGALALEREVVLFAGGKSVLALTRTADRLQDQPAEEEMRRKALPTLLELRTACLDLGMRLLACESGMRLAGLSPGDLCESVEVGGVVEFLVLAGTRPITAL from the coding sequence ATGACAGACACGCAGTCACCGCCTCTTTTCCTGACCCTGGCTGATGACAGCTGGCAGCGGGCTTATCATGCTTTTGTCCTAGCCGCGGGGGCTCTGGCACTGGAGAGGGAAGTCGTTCTTTTCGCCGGTGGAAAATCAGTTCTTGCCCTGACCCGAACAGCTGACAGGCTGCAGGATCAACCTGCGGAAGAGGAAATGCGCCGCAAAGCCCTGCCCACCCTGCTGGAACTCAGGACGGCGTGTCTGGACCTGGGGATGCGGCTTCTGGCGTGCGAAAGCGGCATGCGCCTTGCCGGGCTGAGTCCGGGCGATCTGTGCGAAAGCGTGGAGGTGGGTGGCGTGGTGGAATTCCTGGTCCTGGCAGGCACACGGCCCATCACAGCTCTCTGA